The DNA region aggtggAACAATGGAAAGAAAAGTTCTTTGAGGACTACTATGGACAGAAGTAAGGCACTTAGTTCTGGGAGTGTTGGTCTGGGATTTAGGGGGATAAAGGCAGATGTTCTCCAAGTCATGCATACTTTTGTGTTGGATGAAAATGTGGAGATTGCCATGATGTGGCTCATTTAGCCTAATGCCATAGGGAAGGAAGCTACCAGAGCCTATGGTTAATGTTATGCACCGGTTAGATTCACTTTGTTCTGAGATATCTAATATCTGAGTGCATCATTCACATAGATAAAATAAGCATGCTTTCTCTGCCCTGTAACTGACGGTGTGAGTTTGGTTTGCAGGTTGGGTTTGGCCAGAGAAGAGTTGTTGCAGCAGAACGTGGGCCAGGAGGAGGCTGAAATCAAGAGTGACTTGCGCGTCCCAGGAGGATCAGCACGGCCACAGCGTGGTCCAGCCACCCGGCAGCGAGACGGGCATTTCAAGAAACGCTCTCGGCCAGATCTCCGAACCAGGGCCAGAAGGAATCTGTACAAAAAACAGGAGCTAGAACAAGGAGGGATTGTTAAAGACACACAGTCTGTGACACCTGACATCCCCATCTACAAGGATGGGGAGGCTAAGACTGACTCCGCAGGGGCAGGCAGTCCCCACCTGCCTGGTACATCCTCTGCAGTGCCTGACTCCGAGGGCCCCAGATTCACAGTGGAAACGGGGGCTTCTCAGATCCAGACCGATCCTGACGACTTGTCACGGGCCTCTGCCTCTCCAGACAGAATTCCCAGCTTGCATCAGGAGACTGTTGATCAGGAACCTAAAGATCAGAAGAGGAAATCCTTTGAGGAGGCAGCCTCTGCATCCTTTCCCGAAAAGAAGCCCCGGCTTGAAGATCGTCAGTCCTTTCGTAACACAATTGAAAGTGTTCACTCCGAAAAGCCACAGCCCACCAAAGAGGAGCCCAAAGTCCCGCCCATCCGGGTAGGAGGCCGTTTCCCCTTGAGGGCCAGGAGATTGGTGGAGCCCCTTTGCAGGACCCTTGTGTTGATTAAGTGGGCATGTAGAGCCCTCTACAAGAGAGCCATTGCTGAGACCAGTTTGACAGTTGGGGATGAGGGTCTTCTCTGCTTCACTGGTTTGTTCACTCTGTTGAAGTTACCTCTAGAGGTCAGAACCCTATGGGGGGTTACATTTCTTATTAGGTGGTGGTAGATTCTTTGTGTAGTGACTCCCATAGTCCCACCAGAAATTAAATTTAGAAGTGCCGCATGTAACAGCTCTTGAGCAGAGCCTTCTGAGAATGGTGTGCTGTTGTGGACCGCCATTTTACCAcaacagtttcatttttaacacattgtggatgggtcacgagaattctcgcttcatattacacagtgttttacaaagtatcatactttaaaaaaatattagcttgtaagaacatagaataaataacttcaaaatgtaacgggtatttaattttaaagcgtgcctttaacatttatgtaaaacttctttgtactcgttcaatagaaacttatctggccactgggtaaagctagtaataaaactactggtccgcaatgtgttaaggaAAATGATTTAATTCTCTAGACTCCCAATTTAGCTTTACAGTGCCTAGGTCAGAACACCCAGTCAATTAAAACTGTTTTCTAATTCTTCTCTTGCAGATACAACTTTCACGTATCAAACCACCCTGGGTGGTTAAAGGTCAGCCCACTTACCAGATATGCCCCCGAATTGTCCCCATCTCGGAGTCCTCCTGCCGGGGCTGGACTGGTGCCAGGACCCTCGCAGACATTAAAGCCCGTGCTTTGCAGATCCGAGGGGCGAGAGGCCACCACTGCCATCGAGAGGCGGCCACCACTGCCATCGGAGGGGGGGGTGGCCCGGGTGGAGGTGGCGGCAGGACCACCGATGAGGGaggtggcagaggcagcagcagtggtgatggtggtgaggcCTGTGGCCACTCTGAGCCCAGAGGAGCCCCGAGCACCCCTGGAGAGTGTGCGTCAGATCTACAGCGAACACAACTACTGCCGCCTTGTCCTCTAAATGGGGAGCACATCCAGGTTGGAACTGCTACACCCAGAGCCAGGAGGGAGCACCTGGCTTctctcagagaggaggagagctgCTCACTACAGAGGGCACCAGATGCAAGCAGGCGAGAAGATGTCTCCCAACTCCCCATCGTTCCCACTGGGGACCAGCCATGCCAGGCTTTGCCCCCACTGTCCTCCAAAACCCCAGCCTCTGAGAGATTAGTTGAGCAGCCTACATTGCATCTAGATGTTAGAACTGAAGGTGAGTCTAATACCACTTCCTGGGAAAGGGATAATGAAGAGCAAAGACCCACTCTTCCCCCTGACAGTGGTCCTATTCAgtctctggtgggggatgttgtaTTAGAAGGAGGAACTGGCCAGGCTCTGGACAGGGACGGTAATCCAACCGTGAGGGATCCTGTGAATGTGACCCCCACTTCTACCCCTGATTcgtcactgactggctgcctacAGGACAGACAATTAGGACTTGGTGACTCATGCCCACCCACGAAGGGAAGTGCTACTCGACAAGGAGACCTGAAAACCGAGGCTTTCTTCTCTGATGTGGAACAGCCCGAGCCAGGCTCCAGAGAGAACATTCCGTCTGTCCAGCCCCAGGTTGGAGAAGAGTGGGAGAAGGCTGCTCCCCTCATTCCTGCATTGCCTGGGGGTTTGACCGCTGAAGATGGTTTGGATCTCCCTAGCTGTCCTTCACTTGGGACAGTGCCATCTCATGGGTGCAGTGACAGCCCAGGTAACGACTGTAAACAGGTGGAAGTTGAAAAAGTGATAATCAATGGAGACTCTAAAGCACTGAGTCCTCACAGCGAGTCCACAGACACAGCCTCTGACTTTGAAGGCCACCTCTCTGAGAATAGCAGTGAGGCTGACCCTACTGAAGCCACAGTGATGGAGAGGTCCTCGGTGGTGGACAAAGAGGAGAAACAAGATTGGAACCACTCTGCCTCACTTGCCAAAGTGAATGGTGACCATAGTCTGGTTAAAAGGACAGACAGGATGGTTGCTCCTCAGAGCTGGGTGTCTCGCGTATGTGCAGTCCCCCAAAAGATCCCAGattccctgctgctggccagtaCCGAGTACCAGCCGAGGCCTGTgtccctgggcaggcctgggtcctcagTGGAGGCCACTAACCCACTCGTGATGCAGTTGCTGCAGGGCAACTTGCCCCTCGAAAAGGTTCTTCCTCCAGCCCTCTCTGGCAGCAAACTGGAACCCCCACGACTCCCACTTGCCAAAGAGCAGGGGATGGGATCTTTGCAAGATCCTGGGGGAGACAGTTGTGCGGTTGGCAGGGGCAGCCCCAGTCCTTTAAGAGCTTTGAAGGAACCTCTTCTACCCGATAGCCGTGAAGCCAACACTGGTCTTGCCAGACTGGAGGCCACCCAGGTTCCTGGAACGCCCCCAAAGATTTCCAAGATGGTCCCAAGTTTAGATTCCCTATATCCAGTGACCAATCAGACAGCTGCCTCTGGGAAAATAGAAGTGGATTCCAAAGAGCAGTTCTCTTCCTTTAGTTGTGAAGAACGGAAGAAAGGCCGAGATCTGCCCCAGTGCAGTAATTCAAATGCTGCCCCAGGCAAAAGTCCAGGAAATCTCACTACCTCGAGAGCCCCTTGTTTCTCATCTCCAAATGTGATCTCCTTGGGTCTCGATCAGACAGGCCGGGCCCGGGGTGATCAGAACAGTGCTGGAGGTCAAGGGAAGAAGCTCTTTGGCTCTAGGAACCTGGCTGCAGCCCTTCAGTGCCCCAAGCCTGTGGAGCCAGTGCCGCTGCCCGCTGATGCCCCTCCTGGTTTTCCCAGTAGGAAGTTGGGGCCAAGTAAAAACTCTGTGTCTGGTGGGGTACAGACTGCCAGGGAAGACTGGGCTCCAAAGCCACCACCTGCCTCTGTTGGCAGCATCAAGAGTGAAAAGGCTTTTGTGGGGGCGCCTCTCAAGGCAAATGCAGAGAACAGAAATGAAGCTGGGCCTGGTCCTCGGGATCTGGTGGATCACTTGCAAGCGATGCCCTTTGTCCTTGACCTGCCCTTCTGGAAATTGCCTCGAGAGCCTGGGAAAGGGCTCAGTCAGCCTCTGGAGCCTTCTTCTATCCCCTCCCAACTCAACATTAAACAGGCATTTTATGGGAAGCTTTCTAAACTCCAGCTAAGTTCCACCAGCTTTAATTATTCCTCCAGCTCCCCAGCCTTTCCCAAAGGCCTTGCTGGAAGTGTGGTGCAGCTGAGCCACAAAGCAAACTTTGGTGCGAACCACAGTGCATCACTTTCCTTGCAAATGTTCACCGACAGCAGCACAGTGGAAAGCATCTCGCTCCAATGTGCGTGCAGCCTGAAAGCCATGATCATGTGCCAGGGCTGTGGTGCGTTCTGTCATGACGACTGTATTGGACCCTCCAAGCTCTGTGTATTGTGCCTTGTGGTAAGATAATAAATTATGGCCATGGGAAAAGTTGTATATTTAGTGTGTGTATTTTGGTAATGATTGATCTTAAGCCTGTATACAGAATATCATTGATAGAGTAGACTGTCTCTTCAGGCAGGAGCACTCTTGCCTCTCCCTAAAACTTATAGTGCTAAAGGCCTCTGTCACTTAGCAACCTTCCTGTCTTGCTGGAGGGGCTTTCCGCAGGGCAACTGGTTGGCCTGCAACTGGCCAGCTGAGCCCTCATGTAGACAGAGCCTAGTGAGGTGTAGGGGGCCTGCCTGACACCCAGAGGGACCTGAAGTTGAAGAAAGAAGGTTGTTCT from Eptesicus fuscus isolate TK198812 chromosome 12, DD_ASM_mEF_20220401, whole genome shotgun sequence includes:
- the ASXL1 gene encoding polycomb group protein ASXL1 isoform X1 is translated as MKDKQKRKKERTWAEAARLVLENYSDAPMTPKQILQVIEAEGLKEMSGTSPLACLNAMLHSNSRGGEGLFYKLPGRISLFTLKKDALQWSRNPATVEGEEPEDTADVESCGSNETSTVSGENDVSLDETSSNASCSTESQSRPLSNPRDSYRASSQANKQKKKTGVMLPRVVLTPLKVNGAHVESASGFSGRHADGESGSPSSSSSGSLALGSAAIRGQAEVTRDPAPLLRGFRKPATGQMKRNRGEEVDFETPGSILVNTNLRALINSRTFHALPSHFQQQLLFLLPEVDRQVGTDGLLRLSSSALNNEFFTHAAQSWRERLADGEFTHEMQVRIRQEMEKEKKVEQWKEKFFEDYYGQKLGLAREELLQQNVGQEEAEIKSDLRVPGGSARPQRGPATRQRDGHFKKRSRPDLRTRARRNLYKKQELEQGGIVKDTQSVTPDIPIYKDGEAKTDSAGAGSPHLPGTSSAVPDSEGPRFTVETGASQIQTDPDDLSRASASPDRIPSLHQETVDQEPKDQKRKSFEEAASASFPEKKPRLEDRQSFRNTIESVHSEKPQPTKEEPKVPPIRIQLSRIKPPWVVKGQPTYQICPRIVPISESSCRGWTGARTLADIKARALQIRGARGHHCHREAATTAIGGGGGPGGGGGRTTDEGGGRGSSSGDGGEACGHSEPRGAPSTPGECASDLQRTQLLPPCPLNGEHIQVGTATPRARREHLASLREEESCSLQRAPDASRREDVSQLPIVPTGDQPCQALPPLSSKTPASERLVEQPTLHLDVRTEGESNTTSWERDNEEQRPTLPPDSGPIQSLVGDVVLEGGTGQALDRDGNPTVRDPVNVTPTSTPDSSLTGCLQDRQLGLGDSCPPTKGSATRQGDLKTEAFFSDVEQPEPGSRENIPSVQPQVGEEWEKAAPLIPALPGGLTAEDGLDLPSCPSLGTVPSHGCSDSPGNDCKQVEVEKVIINGDSKALSPHSESTDTASDFEGHLSENSSEADPTEATVMERSSVVDKEEKQDWNHSASLAKVNGDHSLVKRTDRMVAPQSWVSRVCAVPQKIPDSLLLASTEYQPRPVSLGRPGSSVEATNPLVMQLLQGNLPLEKVLPPALSGSKLEPPRLPLAKEQGMGSLQDPGGDSCAVGRGSPSPLRALKEPLLPDSREANTGLARLEATQVPGTPPKISKMVPSLDSLYPVTNQTAASGKIEVDSKEQFSSFSCEERKKGRDLPQCSNSNAAPGKSPGNLTTSRAPCFSSPNVISLGLDQTGRARGDQNSAGGQGKKLFGSRNLAAALQCPKPVEPVPLPADAPPGFPSRKLGPSKNSVSGGVQTAREDWAPKPPPASVGSIKSEKAFVGAPLKANAENRNEAGPGPRDLVDHLQAMPFVLDLPFWKLPREPGKGLSQPLEPSSIPSQLNIKQAFYGKLSKLQLSSTSFNYSSSSPAFPKGLAGSVVQLSHKANFGANHSASLSLQMFTDSSTVESISLQCACSLKAMIMCQGCGAFCHDDCIGPSKLCVLCLVVR